A single genomic interval of Mucilaginibacter boryungensis harbors:
- a CDS encoding alpha-ketoacid dehydrogenase subunit alpha/beta, producing MPETVMNATSRFDASELSFEDFRKIVINDYRIGYESRQASILGRREVLTGKAKFGIFGDGKEVAQLAMAKAFKAGDWRAGYYRDQTFMFATGMSNLKEFFAQLYANPDIEKDPASAGRQMNCHYATRFIDANGNWVNQAETMNCSADISTTGGHMPRLLGLAYASKLYRQNKELAYLKNFSVNGNEVAFGTIGNGATSEGLFFEALNAAGVLQVPMAISIWDDAYAISVPASLQTTKEDISEILKGFQREEGTNGYEIFKVRGWDYPALCDTYAAAIEVCRAEHVPVLIHVVEMTQPQGHSTSGSHERYKSKDRLAWEIDHDCLLQMRKWMISTAISNDEEMDEIEATAKRTVRDAQREAWNELAGEIKTELSEVATLINALAGESAKSHKIQEVASVLERAIDPGRADVISAARKAIRLALAEDGSAKQNLKNWLNNQKPLNDERFNSKLFTETYMSPLHVPVVPVNYDQEPRMLDGRELLNACFDANFERDKSIVAFGEDVGAIGDVNQGFAGLQAKYGDLRITDTGIREATIIGQGLGLAMRGLRPIAEIQYLDYLLYAITVLSDDLASLSYRTRGGQKAPLIIRTRGHRLEGIWHSGSPLGTILNTLRGLHICVPRNMTQAAGMYNTLLRGDEPAIVVENLNGYRLKEKLPANPGEYTVPLGVAEVIREGYDMTVVSYGSTLRIVMEAAEELEKMGVNIEVIDPQTLYPFDTTRVCNASLRKTSKLLIVDEDIPGGSSAYMLQQILENQQGYYLLDAQPKTLCGKEHRPPYGSDGDYFSKPSLDDIVETIYNMMSEANPVKYPAIY from the coding sequence ATGCCTGAAACCGTAATGAATGCTACCAGCAGGTTTGACGCATCTGAACTGAGTTTTGAAGATTTCAGAAAGATCGTAATTAATGATTATCGTATTGGATATGAGAGCCGCCAGGCAAGTATACTGGGCAGGCGCGAAGTGCTGACTGGTAAGGCGAAATTCGGCATTTTTGGCGACGGTAAGGAAGTGGCCCAACTGGCTATGGCCAAGGCTTTTAAGGCTGGTGACTGGCGGGCAGGGTATTACCGCGACCAGACATTTATGTTTGCTACGGGCATGAGCAACCTAAAGGAGTTTTTTGCCCAGTTGTACGCCAATCCGGATATTGAAAAAGACCCGGCATCGGCAGGGCGACAAATGAATTGCCACTATGCTACACGCTTTATTGATGCTAACGGCAATTGGGTAAACCAGGCCGAAACCATGAACTGCTCGGCCGATATCTCTACCACCGGCGGGCATATGCCGCGTTTGTTAGGATTAGCCTATGCGTCTAAACTATATCGTCAGAATAAAGAGCTGGCTTATCTTAAAAATTTCTCGGTTAACGGGAACGAGGTGGCTTTCGGTACCATTGGTAACGGCGCTACATCCGAGGGCTTGTTTTTCGAGGCATTGAATGCAGCGGGCGTATTACAGGTGCCCATGGCTATTTCCATTTGGGATGATGCTTACGCAATATCTGTTCCGGCAAGTTTACAAACCACTAAAGAAGATATCTCTGAAATACTGAAAGGTTTCCAGCGCGAAGAGGGCACCAACGGCTACGAAATATTTAAAGTGCGCGGCTGGGATTACCCGGCATTGTGCGATACCTATGCCGCTGCTATTGAAGTTTGCCGTGCCGAACACGTGCCGGTACTGATACACGTGGTAGAAATGACACAGCCGCAGGGGCACTCTACCTCTGGATCGCACGAGCGGTATAAATCGAAAGACCGCCTGGCGTGGGAGATCGATCATGATTGTTTGCTGCAAATGCGCAAATGGATGATCAGTACTGCTATTAGTAATGACGAGGAGATGGACGAGATAGAGGCTACAGCCAAAAGGACCGTCCGCGATGCCCAGCGCGAAGCCTGGAACGAGTTGGCAGGCGAGATCAAGACCGAGCTTAGCGAAGTAGCCACATTAATTAATGCCTTGGCGGGCGAATCGGCCAAAAGCCATAAGATACAGGAGGTTGCCTCGGTATTGGAGCGTGCGATCGACCCGGGCCGGGCAGATGTAATTTCTGCCGCGCGTAAAGCTATCCGTTTAGCACTGGCCGAAGATGGTAGCGCCAAGCAAAATCTGAAAAATTGGTTAAACAATCAAAAACCGCTTAACGACGAGCGTTTTAACTCAAAATTATTCACCGAAACTTATATGTCGCCTTTACATGTGCCGGTGGTGCCTGTAAATTACGACCAGGAGCCCCGGATGCTGGATGGCCGCGAATTATTGAATGCTTGCTTCGATGCCAATTTTGAGCGCGATAAAAGTATAGTTGCCTTTGGCGAAGATGTTGGGGCGATAGGCGATGTTAACCAGGGTTTTGCGGGCTTACAGGCTAAATATGGCGACCTGCGTATTACCGATACGGGTATTAGGGAAGCTACTATTATAGGGCAGGGTTTAGGCTTAGCCATGCGCGGTTTAAGGCCAATTGCCGAAATACAATATTTAGATTACCTGTTATATGCCATTACGGTTTTAAGTGATGATTTAGCCAGCTTAAGCTACCGCACACGCGGCGGACAAAAAGCGCCATTAATTATCCGCACCCGTGGCCACCGTTTGGAAGGGATCTGGCATTCGGGTTCGCCGCTTGGTACGATATTAAATACCTTGCGCGGCCTGCATATTTGTGTGCCCCGTAACATGACCCAGGCCGCCGGTATGTATAATACCCTGCTGCGCGGCGATGAGCCTGCCATAGTAGTTGAAAACCTGAATGGTTATCGCCTTAAGGAAAAACTACCGGCCAACCCGGGCGAATATACCGTGCCGTTGGGCGTAGCCGAAGTAATAAGGGAAGGTTATGATATGACCGTGGTTTCCTACGGCTCAACGCTGCGTATTGTAATGGAGGCTGCCGAAGAACTGGAAAAAATGGGGGTAAACATTGAAGTAATAGACCCGCAAACCCTGTATCCATTTGATACTACCAGGGTTTGTAATGCATCTTTGCGCAAAACCAGTAAGCTTTTAATTGTAGATGAGGATATCCCGGGTGGAAGCTCGGCCTATATGCTGCAACAGATACTGGAAAACCAGCAAGGGTATTACTTATTGGATGCACAGCCTAAAACACTTTGCGGTAAAGAACATCGCCCGCCATATGGATCTGATGGGGATTACTTCAGCAAACCATCGTTAGATGATATTGTAGAAACCATTTACAATATGATGAGCGAGGCTAACCCGGTTAAATATCCGGCAATTTATTAA
- a CDS encoding nitroreductase family protein, with translation MDNNNFSIVSNTIKNRRSIKPAMMNGNKIPNGHVAALLELADWAPNHGNTQPWQFIVYADPAKFCQQHADLYQKNTAAEAFNPTTFNNLTHMGDNVSHIVIAVMKRGDLPKIPPFEEIAAASAAVQNLLIGATALNIASFWSTGGMTLRPEFKEFLNLGDDDNVLGILYLGYANEHPEGKRKVPVEEKVKWMD, from the coding sequence ATGGACAATAATAATTTTTCTATCGTTTCAAATACAATTAAAAACCGCCGTAGCATTAAACCTGCTATGATGAACGGTAACAAAATCCCTAACGGCCATGTAGCGGCTTTATTAGAACTGGCCGACTGGGCCCCTAATCACGGCAATACGCAGCCCTGGCAGTTTATAGTATATGCAGACCCGGCTAAGTTTTGCCAGCAGCATGCCGACCTGTATCAGAAAAATACCGCTGCCGAGGCATTCAACCCAACTACTTTTAATAATTTAACCCACATGGGCGACAATGTATCGCACATTGTTATCGCAGTAATGAAACGCGGCGACCTGCCTAAAATACCTCCGTTCGAAGAAATTGCAGCAGCGTCGGCAGCGGTACAGAACTTGCTGATAGGCGCCACGGCGTTAAACATAGCATCGTTTTGGAGCACGGGAGGAATGACCTTACGTCCTGAATTTAAAGAGTTTCTGAACTTAGGCGATGACGATAACGTTTTAGGTATTTTGTACCTGGGCTATGCTAATGAACACCCTGAAGGCAAACGTAAAGTGCCTGTGGAAGAGAAGGTGAAATGGATGGATTGA
- a CDS encoding murein L,D-transpeptidase catalytic domain family protein produces MRKHFLWTICALLGLSVSIISLGFANVAKSDSTLRNTSERKAPNSSAKVLFFHYVDDIYESASLAQAGLDSAVFQKAVVGYYNLKIANKLPANSSILTVVDFNRPSTTKRMWIIDLQNRKLLLNTWVAHGQGSGNNMANAFSNSEESHQSSLGFYITDDIYIGKHGRSLHLDGLDKGFNDRARERSIVLHGAEYVNKNTIDQLGRLGRSFGCPAVSTEVVDQVIDTIKNKNVLFIAGNDSNYTSKYLDEDNAAKFAFADSSFNLAKDAFTAN; encoded by the coding sequence ATGAGAAAACACTTTTTATGGACAATCTGCGCTCTGCTGGGGCTATCAGTATCAATTATTAGCCTTGGTTTCGCAAATGTTGCAAAAAGCGACAGTACATTAAGAAACACTTCAGAAAGAAAAGCACCAAATTCATCGGCTAAAGTATTATTCTTCCATTATGTGGATGATATATACGAATCTGCAAGCCTTGCACAGGCCGGACTGGATTCAGCTGTATTCCAAAAAGCGGTTGTTGGTTATTATAACTTAAAAATAGCTAACAAACTACCTGCTAACAGCAGCATATTAACGGTTGTTGATTTTAACAGGCCAAGCACAACTAAACGTATGTGGATCATCGATCTGCAAAACAGGAAATTGTTATTAAACACCTGGGTAGCGCATGGACAAGGTAGCGGCAATAATATGGCTAACGCTTTTTCAAACAGTGAAGAATCGCACCAAAGCAGTTTAGGATTTTATATTACAGATGATATATATATCGGTAAGCATGGTCGTTCGTTGCATTTAGATGGCTTAGATAAAGGCTTTAATGATAGGGCCCGCGAACGTTCAATTGTATTGCACGGCGCTGAATATGTGAACAAAAACACGATTGACCAGTTAGGCCGTTTAGGCCGTAGCTTTGGTTGCCCGGCAGTATCAACAGAAGTTGTTGACCAGGTAATAGATACCATAAAAAACAAAAACGTTTTGTTTATTGCAGGTAACGATAGCAACTATACCTCTAAATATTTAGACGAAGATAATGCCGCTAAATTTGCTTTTGCAGATAGTAGCTTTAATTTGGCAAAGGATGCATTTACTGCAAACTAA
- a CDS encoding L,D-transpeptidase scaffold domain-containing protein translates to MINYIFKKNNCTVYAVLLFLATFTFQGCKKPARSDMGAQLFKKTNNKVFKDVTPDGFAPVFEDVLNQEKSKLNNANTISAYYHKNGFDPIFVMEHFPNDDVKTLLTYYNNANNHGLDPKIFQTAQIDTLLHTFYNKKGIKDVNEAYRDIAHLELLLANSLINYSNAMQFGVINPRRIYARYFTQTKRPDSTFMTHVFDVRSFKPYLDSIQPKNPQYIAIQKALADANYIAPGLTRQETQRLLVVNLERLRWQNKPTENRYVIVNIPDFQLNIMNGGHSELNMKVCVGEGRNKDYTNTLVEYDESDKVDRPFSRETPQLNSMINEAQVNPVWNIPESIASKEIITEAQKDPYYLSNKNINVYKDGKLVDDPETITWDDNSASEYSFKQQPGSDNALGKIKFLFPNKSSVYLHDTPAKEPFNQTMRAVSHGCVRLEKPLDFAKALFGDGEKYNLIEKLVSEDKSEPTDIALPKKMPIYITYITCWEDENGQLQVRPDVYGLDIVLYGHLQKLSGV, encoded by the coding sequence ATGATAAACTATATATTTAAAAAAAATAACTGCACTGTGTATGCAGTGTTATTATTCCTTGCAACTTTTACTTTTCAAGGTTGTAAAAAGCCCGCCCGCTCGGATATGGGTGCGCAATTATTTAAAAAAACTAACAACAAGGTTTTTAAGGATGTTACCCCCGACGGCTTTGCCCCTGTTTTTGAAGATGTACTGAACCAGGAAAAATCCAAACTAAATAACGCCAATACTATTTCCGCTTATTATCACAAAAACGGGTTTGATCCTATTTTTGTGATGGAACACTTCCCTAACGATGATGTTAAAACCCTTTTAACCTATTATAACAATGCCAATAACCACGGCTTGGATCCCAAAATATTCCAAACAGCGCAGATTGATACTTTGCTGCATACATTCTATAATAAAAAGGGTATTAAGGATGTAAATGAAGCCTATCGTGACATAGCCCATTTAGAGTTGTTGCTGGCAAACTCATTAATTAATTATTCTAACGCTATGCAATTTGGTGTGATCAATCCGCGCCGGATATATGCCCGTTATTTTACCCAAACCAAACGTCCGGACAGCACTTTTATGACCCATGTATTTGATGTGCGTAGTTTTAAACCATATTTAGATAGCATACAGCCCAAAAACCCGCAATATATTGCCATACAAAAAGCGCTGGCCGATGCCAATTATATTGCGCCGGGTTTAACCAGGCAGGAAACCCAGCGTTTGCTGGTAGTTAACCTTGAACGTTTAAGATGGCAAAACAAACCTACGGAAAACCGTTATGTAATAGTTAACATACCCGATTTTCAGTTAAATATTATGAACGGCGGCCATTCTGAACTAAACATGAAGGTTTGCGTAGGCGAAGGGCGTAACAAGGACTACACCAATACGCTTGTAGAATATGATGAAAGCGATAAAGTTGACCGGCCGTTCTCGCGTGAAACGCCGCAATTAAACAGCATGATCAACGAAGCGCAGGTGAACCCGGTATGGAATATACCAGAAAGTATTGCCAGTAAGGAAATCATTACCGAAGCGCAAAAAGACCCTTACTACCTATCTAATAAGAATATTAACGTTTATAAGGATGGTAAGCTGGTTGATGATCCCGAAACTATTACCTGGGATGACAACTCAGCATCTGAATATTCATTTAAACAACAACCGGGTTCCGATAACGCGTTAGGTAAGATCAAATTCCTTTTTCCTAATAAAAGCAGCGTTTACCTGCACGATACACCGGCAAAAGAACCTTTTAATCAAACCATGCGTGCAGTTAGTCATGGCTGTGTTCGCCTTGAGAAACCGCTTGATTTTGCCAAAGCCCTGTTTGGCGATGGTGAGAAATATAATTTGATTGAAAAACTGGTAAGCGAGGACAAATCGGAACCTACTGATATTGCCCTGCCTAAGAAAATGCCTATTTATATTACCTATATCACCTGCTGGGAGGACGAAAATGGACAACTGCAGGTTAGACCAGATGTATACGGATTAGATATTGTGTTGTATGGGCACCTGCAAAAGCTGTCAGGGGTTTAG
- a CDS encoding DinB family protein, protein MHKSKLPEVWLRGPLPNIPQLLQPVAHALLQSREEVNEMLIDFPEKRLWDKVSGLASAGFHLQHLTGVIDRLFTYAAGKKLSNEQLQYLAKEGKDNSESIAALINSFNMQVDKAIAQLSATDENTLTEQRGVGRSQLPSTVIGLLFHAAEHTMRHTGQLLVTVRVTTHTNLPKGEE, encoded by the coding sequence ATGCATAAATCAAAACTTCCTGAAGTGTGGCTGCGGGGGCCATTGCCAAACATACCGCAGTTGTTACAGCCTGTTGCCCATGCCTTGCTGCAATCGCGCGAAGAGGTAAATGAGATGTTAATCGATTTTCCAGAAAAAAGACTTTGGGATAAAGTATCCGGTCTTGCATCGGCCGGGTTTCACCTGCAGCATTTAACAGGTGTAATAGACAGGCTTTTTACTTATGCTGCCGGCAAAAAATTAAGCAATGAACAGTTGCAATACCTGGCAAAAGAAGGAAAGGATAACAGTGAAAGTATAGCAGCATTAATAAATTCTTTTAATATGCAGGTTGATAAAGCTATTGCGCAATTAAGTGCTACTGATGAAAACACACTTACTGAACAAAGGGGAGTAGGCCGCTCACAACTCCCATCGACTGTTATTGGCCTGTTGTTTCATGCTGCCGAGCATACCATGCGGCATACCGGGCAATTATTGGTTACAGTGCGGGTAACTACCCATACTAATCTCCCCAAAGGCGAGGAATAA